The Heliorestis convoluta genome includes the window GCGGGTTGTCCTCAGAATAACATCATTATACCTGAATCTCTTTTTCACAGTCAAGGCTAGACATTGTAGCCATTGCAAAGTGTCTCTTAATTTTACCATTTTTCTCTACGCATTCGTTCTAATCTCCGTCGAATATCTTCACTTAATCTTCCATCCAGGTGGTTTTCTTCTACGGGAGGGCGGTAATGTTTTTTTCTATCTTTGGATGCTACTTTCACTTGGTGATATAGTTCCCTAACAGTGACTCTGCAGGCACCTCGCCCCAATGCCATCGATTGTTCCACTGCATCTCCCGTAGCAACCCAAACATTTCTACGGCTTGCATACCGACCGAGAAGCCTTTCAATATACCTGTCTGCTGTTTCGTCTTCTTTGGTGTAAACGACTTTGAGACCAGATACTTTTTCAATCCTCTCTAACCCACCTTTTACCAGGTGGGCATCAAAGACGATAAGGACTTCAAGACCTTGTAAAGCTCCATATTCAGCCAGTAAATCTATCAGCTTTTCTCTAGCATGCTCAAAGCTTTGCCCTTTCAGCTCTATTAGATCTGGCCAGGCATTGAGCACGTTGTAACCATCAACGATGAGAATGTCTTGCATCGGTAAGTTCACTCTGCAAAGCCTGACTTCCCTGGTGAATTCGCATTCTTTCGTACATCAACAAGGCGCCTGCTACGGAGGCATTTAAAGATTGTACTTTCCCGTTCATAGGAATGGTCACGAGAAAATCGCACTTGCTCTGTAGTAGCCGCGATATGCCTTTTCCTTCACTACCAACGATAAGACCTAAGGGTCCACTAAAATCTTGTTGGTAATAAGGTTTTTCTCCCTCTACAACACTTCCAATCATCCAGAGACCTTCTTTTTTCAGCTCTTCTACAGCCATGACTAAGTTGGTAACTCTAGCAATAAGCATATGCTCGGTAGCTCCAGCTGCGGCTTTCGCTACTGTACTCGTAATGCCCACACCTCTTCGCTTAGGCAAAATGACACCATGAACACCGGCGCATTCTGCTGTACGCAAAAGAGCTCCTACATTATGGGGATCTTCTAAGCCGTCTAGAATCAATACAAAGGGAGCTTCTCCTTTGGCTCTGGCTTGATCTAGTATTTCAGAAATGTCGACATACGAAATAGAAGCAACGTAAGCCATTACACCTTGGTGGTTTCGTGTATCGGCTTGTATATCAAGAGCATTGCGATCCACTTCTATAATTGGTATGGACTGTTCTTTCGCAAGGGCTACAATTTCACGAATCGAACCCTCTCGTGCCCCTTTGGCAATGATAAGTTTGTTGATAGAACGATTTCCTTTTAGGGCTTCTAGGACAGGTTGACGACCTACAAGTAGATCTTCTCTTTGCTCTTGCTCCTGCTTCGATGACTGTGACAAACGAGGTGAACGAGGCGAGTTTGTCGAACGCTTTTTTCCTTTCATCATAGACTACTGCGCTCCATTTCTGTTTTTCTTTATTTTTGCCATTAAACCCGTCAATTGACCCTTAGAAAAAGCCAGTCCAAGTATATTGTATGGCGTCTACACTATTTAGTTCTATACATGCTTCTTAGCTTTTAGAGCTATTCGTCAGAAACATTTCTCTCACTTTTAACTGTTGACCACAGGAAAGTTTTCCTTCTCTACAGGTACCGTGTACACAAGTCGGAAGGGACTTCTCGTAAAGTACATTTGATAATGTACGCAAAATATTAAGTTTTTTTATCGCTAACTCTCTTATCTCCCATTGAGCATTCATGCAAGTCCTATCTGCCAACATAGAAATATCCATTCTCGCATTGGTTGAGATAATTAGCTTTATTTGATCGCAATTTAATAGAAAAGAAAATGCTTTTTCATAGCCTTCTTCATTCGCGATTTCTGCTCGAAATTCCTTAATCTCATCTACCAGTTCTACAAACTCCTGATAAAACTTCGAATTGACAATACTTTCGGGGATTTTCACCTTCCTTTCTTTTTCTTGTATCAGTATTGAAAAGTCTTCTCGATGATTTTGTGAAAGCCTATGCCTTAGCTGTTGATGATACGTTACAAGACTACACATCATACCAAAAGTTGTTCTCGCCTGCTCTGCTATGCTTTCATGTCCATAACCTAGTACCCTCTCAACTACACCTCTCGCTTTTTGAGGAGCACCTGGACCCCAAAGAGCTATTTGTTGTGAAGGTGTTCCTTTTAAGGTGCTTGCTAAAGCACCGAGACCTACTTTCATCTCAATATCACGAAAGTGGTTTAGAAGAACAACGCCACTGAGATCGTTGATTTTATCCAGGTCTTCCTTGTAGAAACTTTCTACTATAGTGCGGTTATATTCGTTATCCTTCCCTTGGGGTAATAACATTATCAGATTCGCAGGAAGCCGTAATAGTAGTTCCTCTCGTAATTCTTTGAAGATTGTTGCGTATTTTTTATCATTGATCAGGCAAAAAAGATCTACTATCTTATCACCAGACATAGCTACACATAGGTTCGTAAAGGTAGATAAGGGCAATATATACCTTGCATCTTCAATAGGAATTCCGTAGAGATAATTCTCAACTCTTGGTCTTCCTCTAAAAGAGCTATCTTTTAATTGGGTCATTCTCTCATACAGTTGAAATGCTCTCGTGGTCAAATCAAGAGCTTGGTTATTTTTTGCACTATCGTTAAGTTTAGGGAGGCTATAAGAGTTTATGTTCATTGTAACATATCTTTGACTTTGTTGTACGTAGGAATCTTTAAGCTCACATAGTAATGTACTTTGAATCCGATTAATACCCTCAAGTACAAAAGAAATGTTTACAGTTTTTAAAATGTGCTTCAATGACGACTCGTCAATATTTACTATTTGGTTGCCTTCAATCCATCGAGCCACCTTCTCCAAACCCGTTGATTCGAAATTAGATATTTTCAATAGTAGTCCTCCCGCCTATAAAGCACTTTGGATATTTTCTCCAAGTATAGTTGGGTTATCCCCGCTATTTACTTTTTTCTTGAGAAACTTATTTTCTTGTTCAAGTCCTTGTCATGTCAATATGCTTAAAAAGAAGACGGAAGAGATAGCACTATGTCGCATATCTCTTCTTCGTCTTAAAAAACTATTCCTTTTGCTGTTCCATGTATCTAAAACCTTTGTAGCAATATATAACATTCATGGTACTTCTTTGACTACTTTACTCTATAATGTCGTCAGTTTAACAATCAACTGAAACTTCTTTCTTCGTTGCATGGCCGCTTCTTGCATCTAACCAGCTCTTCAGATAAGGTTCGAGAAGCATCAATCGCTCTGGGCTTTGTAAAGACCAGTATCCAACGAGACATTCAAAACCTGTAGCAAGTCGGTACGTTTGTACGTCTGTCGATTTGGGGCACTTCCCAGAGTCAGCATTTCTGCCTCGGCGAACCCATTCGAGCTCTTCTTCATCCAATTGTCCTTCTAACCAGCGAAGAAGTTGCAATTGTGCTGGCGCTTTTACAAGCTCTACAGCCAGTCGATGCAGCTTTTGCACTTTCAATATACCTGATTGAATCAAAAATTTCCTTACCTGCAGCTCGTAAACAGCATCACCCAGATAAGCAAGGGCAAGAGGCGAAGGCAGTTCTGCAGGCCTACGCTTTATTACGCTCTCGGTCATTTTTTCTTCCAACGCGTTCCTTGGGCAGTATCTTCGATTAGGATGCCCAACTGATCTAAACCTTGACGAATCTGATCGGCTGTTGCCCAATCTTTCTTTTTTCTTGCTTCTGCACGGATGGCGATGATAAGTTGCAACAATCCATCAACGACGCCTTCTTGGTCTTCATTCTTCACTGATTCAAACTGCAAGCCAAAGACAGTTGTGAAACTATCAAAGGTTTCTTTGACTTCTTGCAGCAATGCGCGGACTTCTGCACTGGTAAAAGAAATGTTCTGATGTAATAAACTATTCGTTTCACGAGCGAGATCGAAGAGGAGAGAAAGCGCAAGGGCCGTGTTAAAGTCATCGTTCATTGCTTCATAGAAGCCATCTTTTGTTTTTTGTAGCTGCTCTTTGAGAGCATGAATTTGCGGTAAAGACTCGCTTTCAACAGGTTCTTTCTCTAACTTTTGATCCAACTTCTCTTGTAGCAGTTGTCTGCTTGTGCGCAAACGTTCTAAGCCTTTCCGAGCTGCTTCTAGCTTGCTATCATCGAAATCTAAGGGACTTCGGTAATGCGTCGAAAGAAGGTAAAATCGAATGACTTCTCCTGAAAATTTCTCTAGAATCTGTCGTAGCGTAAAAAAGTTCCCGAGTGACTTCGACATTTTTTCTTGATTAATTGTTATAAAGCCATTGTGAATCCAATATTTAGCCATCGGTCCAGAGCCTATGCAAGCTTCTGATTGGGCAATTTCGTTTTCGTGATGAGGAAAGATAAGATCTTGTCCTCCACCATGAATATCAAATTGTTCACCTAAGTATTTTAAGGCCATGGCAGAGCACTCAATATGCCATCCTGGTCGTCCCGGCCCCCAGGGACTATCCCAGGCTGGCTCTCCTTTTTTAGCTGCTTTCCAGAGGGCAAAGTCCATGGCATGTTTTTTTCGGTTATCTACTTCTACTCGAGCTCCGGCTTGTAAGTCTTCCAGGGTTCGCCCTGATAAGCGACCATAGCTTTCAAAAGCGGGAATGTGAAAGTAGACATCGCCATCCACTTCGTAAGCATGACCGCCTTGAATCAGCTTTTCTATCATTTCGATAATTTCTGGTAAGTGATCGCTCACTTTCGGATGTTTGCTCGCCTTTTTAATGTTAAGGGCACTTGCATCTTTGTAGTATTCTTCGATAAAGCGAGCGGAAAGAACCAAGGGATCTTCTCCCAGCTCTTTCGCGCGATTGATAATTTTGTCATCTACGTCAGTAAAGTTTTGAATATAGGTAACTTCATAGCCTATAAACTCTAAATATCGACGTATTGTATCAAATACAACAAAGGGTCTGGCGTTTCCTAGATGAATATAATCATAGGTTGTCGGTCCGCAAACATAAATACGCACTTGCCCTGCTTTATACGGAACAAACGTCTCTTTTTTCTGATGTAGACTGTTGTATACTCTGAGACTCACTTTCTTTACCCTCCAGTTCCACAATCCGTTCTTCTAACTGGGTGATCTTGCGTTGTAAGCATAAGATCATCTCAGCCATTGGATCGGGCAGTTTATGATGCTCTAAGTCTATTTTACCCAATATCTGGTCTCGAACGCTGACGCCATCTTGAACAACAATGCGACCTGGTACACCGACAACAGTGCAGTTAGGCGGCACATCTTTTAATACAACCGATCCTGCCCCGATTTTTACATTGTCGCCAATGGTGATAGAGCCTAACACTTTGGCACCAGAAGAAACAACTACGTTACTGCCTACTGTGGGGTGTCTTTTTCCCTTCTCTTTCCCTGTTCCCCCCAAGGTTACACCTTGGTAGAGCGTAACGTTGTCCCCCACTTCGGCTGTTTCTCCAATGACGACAGCTGACCCATGATCGATAAAAACACCTTCTCCTATCTTTGCACCGGGGTGAATCTCAATGCCTGTTAAAAATCGATTCACCTGTGATAAAAACCTTGCTGTTACAGCCCAGTTGTTTCTATAAAGACGATGGGCCAGTCGGTGGATCAGCAAAGCATGAAAACCAGGATAACAGAGAATGACTTCCCATGTGGACTTGACAGCCGGATCTCTTTCATAAATCACCTTTATATCTTTGCGAATACGCGCCAGCATGTCGGTCCGCCTCCTTAATTTTGTCGCTCCTTGTTATGTGGTAATAAAAAAAAGATCTAGGCCTCTGTAGGTACAGAGGCGAAGATCTTTCGCGGTTCCACTCTGCTTGGCATGAATCACGCCATCTCATCAGGCTTGTAACGGAGCCTACTCCGACCAGGTCTAACAATGCAATCAACCTGGTAACTCCCGGGTGCACACTTCTTATCGCATTGCCGCAGTCGCTTCCAGCCATGGCGACTTTCTCTGGTAGGGTCGTGCTATAAGAATCTCCCGTTCCTCGCCTTTTTGACTCACTTGTATCTAGTGTCTTTGCTGTTTATCTGTATTATAAATATCTCTATAGAGCCCTGTCAAAGGGTTATTTAGATGGACAAAGAGAGTCCAGCTTGTGCTGTAGTCTGACGAAGCCGATTGCGGACGCCTTCTTTGCCAAGAAGGGCAATCAAGTAGGGAAGATCAGGGCCTTGTTGTTGTCCTGATAAAGCCACTCGCAAAGGCATAAAAAGGGCTTTCCCTGATATTTTCGTTTCTTTGTTCACTTCTTTTAGCATTTTTTTGATCGCAGCAGGTTCCATGTCTCTGTCTTCTTCCAGCTTCGCAAGAAAACTTTCTAGCAGTCGCGGTACCTGTTCTTCTTGCAAGATCTTTTTGGCTTCTTCATTTTCTAGGGTCACTGTTTCTGCAAAAAAGAGAGCGCCGTAATCTTGAACTTGTCCTACATAGGCAAGCTTCTCTTGCAGAGCTTCCATCATCATGGTTACTTTCCTATGATCATCTTCCGTAAGCTCTACTGGAATATAGCCCGCCTCTTGTAAGTAAGGGAGAGCCATCTTGACAAGTCGGTCCACAGGGGTCTTGCGAATATAGAGACCGTTTAACCAGTTCAGCTTGTCTAAATCGAATACGGCTGGATTTTTCGCAACTCTATCTAAAGAAAATTGACGAACCAGCTCTTCGAGAGGGAAGATTTCTTCTTCTCCTTCTGGTGACCATCCTAATAAAACAAGAAAGTTGATCAAGGCTTCCGGCAAATAACCTTGAGAGCGATAGGCCACCACAGAAGTAGAGCCATGACGCTTACTCATCTTTGAGCGATCTTTGCCAAGAATCAGTGAAACATGAGCAAAGCGAGGTTCTTTTAACTGTAAGGCTCGATAGATCAGCAGTTGACGGGGCGTATTCGATAAATGCTCTTCGCCACGGATAACATGGGTAATCTCCATGGAAGCATCGTCTATTACAACGGCATAATTGTAAGTGGGAATGCCATCTGATTTTACGATGACATAGTCTCCGATTCCAGCACAGTCAAAGGATACATGACCGCGGACAAGATCGTCGACAGCGATTGTCCCTTGTTCAGGAACGCGGAAGCGAATGACTGCTTTTCGTCCTTCTTCTACGTACTCTTGTTCTTTTTCTTTTTGCAAGGTGCGGCACTTTCCACTGTAGCGAGGCAGTTCTCCTTTGGCTAGAAAGGCTTGTCGCTCTGCTTCAAGTTCTTCTTCAGAACAATAACAACGATAGGCGTGACCTTGTGCTAACAGCTGCTCCACGCCTTTTTGATAGCTTTCTAGGCGCTCTGTTTGGCGATAGGGCCCATGATCGCCTCCCATTTCTATGCCTTCGTCCCAATGAATCCCCAACCAACGAAGCGATTCTAAGATGTTTTGTTCACTTTCTTTGTTTGAGCGTTCTAAGTCAGTATCTTCTATGCGCACGATAAATTGTCCACCATAACGTCGCGCCAGAAGGTAGTTAAAAAGTGCGGAACGAGCGCCTCCTATATGCAAAGGACCTGTCGGACTGGGAGCAAAACGAACACGAATTGGCTCTGTCATTTTTTGAAACTCCTTTTAGTATAGCATAGCTTGATGTTAGGCCTTCCACGAGTGGCTCTGGCTTATCGATTCTGCAATAAAACAGTAGCATAGGCAGCCATGCCCTCACCGGTTCCGGCAAAACCTAGGCCTTCTGTTGTTGTTGCTTTAATATTGACTTGCCCTTCTTTGATACCTAAGGCTTCACTGATATTTTTCACCATCTCAGCAATATAAGGCGCTAATTTAGGCCTTTGGGCAACAACTGTCGCATCAATATTTTGAATTTGCCATTGCTCTTTTTCTACAATCTGAGCAACCTTTTGAAGTAATAGCAAACTAGAGATCCCTTTATAAGTTTCGTCACTGTCAGGGAAGTGTCGACCGATATCGCCGAGACCGGCGGCACCTAAGATAGCGTCTTTAATGGCATGTAAAAGCACATCGGCATCAGAGTGACCAAGAAGGCCTTTTTCGTAGGGAATGTGAACACCACCTAAGATAAGGTCTCGTCCTGCTACAAGTCGGTGTACATCATAGCCTAAGCCTACCCGGTTTTCTTTGCTTATTCGTCTATCTGCACCTACCAGGTCATGACGTTTTTGTAATATTGCTTCTGCAATAAGTAAATCTTCCGGTGTGGTGATTTTAATATTTTCATAGTCTCCTAGCGCCAAAAAAACGCTATGACCTGCCCATTCCATTACCATGGCATCATCGGTTGGTATAACTTCGCTTGTATTTTTTATTTCTTCTAGCTTCTTATACGCTTGTACGAGTTCAGGGTAGGAAAAAATCTGTGGCGTCTGTATCGCATAGAGGCCCTTTCGATCAGGCGTTCGCGTGACAACACCTTCTGAGGAGGCTTCTTTGATTGTATCTTTTACAGGTACCGATGCTACTGCAGAGCCTTTCAGTTTCGCCTTTTCTATGCATCGAGCTATTAAGGACGGCGTGAAAAGGGGCCGCGCCCCATCGTGCACGGCCACCCATTGATATCCTTTTCCTTCGAGAGCCTCTAAGCCTCGTTGCACAGAATCAATTCGTTCAGAGCCGCCTTCAACAAGTTCTACACGGTTTGCCCATCCATTGCCGTCGATCAGGCCTTGGAGGTAAGCTAAATCGTCTTTGTGAGCGACTAGGACAATTGAACCAATCTCTTGACCTACTTGTATAAAACCTTCTAAAGTCCAAGCGATTATAGGCTTTAAATAGAGAGGAAGCAATACTTTGTTCTTATTGGCCCCCATCCTCTTTCCCTGTCCAGCGGCAACAATTATGACCGCCGTAGCCTCATTAGACAATCGCATTCACCTCACTGAGTGTAGCTGTTTGTGTTGGCACTTCTTTTTTGCCGTCACCTGATTTGGGTTTGGCAAATATCATTCTCCCTGCCGCTGTTTGTAAAACAGAAGTCACGAGTACACTGATTGTCTGTCCCATAAAACGACGGCCGCCATCGACGACAATCATCGTTCCGTCGTCAAGATAAGCAACGCCCTGCCCCGTCTCTTTACCATCTTTAATGACTTGTACCGTCATCTCTTCACCTGGTAATACGACAGGCTTTAAAGCGTTCGCCAACTCATTAATATTGAGTACTTTTACGCCTTGCAGCTCAGCAACTTTGTTCAAGTTGTAGTCATTGGTAATAATTTGACCGCCTAGTTCTTGACATAGACGAACAAGCTTAGAGTCTACTTCAGAAAGATCGTCATAATCTCGTTGGTCAATTTCAACGTTCACATCGAGTTCTTTTCGTATCTTGTTCAACACATCTAGTCCGCGACGACCTCGATTCCTTTTTAATAAATCAGATGAGTCGGCAATGTGCTGCAGCTCTTCTAAAACAAAAGCCGGTATAACCAGCGTCCCATCTAGAAATCCACTTTTGCAGATGTCTGCAATCCGACCATCAATAATGACACTGGTATCTAAAACTTTGTAACAAGAATCGGGCTTTTTTTCTCGCTGCTGTGTCTGAAAACGTTCTTTTGCTGCACCGAATTTTGGGATTACATTAATGTAGCCTTGAATCTCTTCTCTTTTCTTAACACCGAGTCTCATGCCTACATACCCTAGAACAAGGGATACGGCTACTGATAGATACGTTCCAAACCAAGGAAGACCAGATACAGAAGCATCAAGAAGGTTGGCAATAATTAAGCCAACAATAAGTCCAATTGCACCGCCCACAAGCTCTTGAATCGGCGTGTGTTGTAGTTTGTGTTCCATCCAAGCTGTCATGATCATAAACCGCTCCATCACTTGAGGCGCAATTAAATACCCTATGAGTCCAAAAACAAGTGTTAAAAAGGCAAGTAAGGCATGCTTTGCCAAATAACCCATATAGTCATTAAATAGATTCAATTCAAAAATAAGATAATAAACAAATGAAGAACCTGCTGCCAATGTGAAAATTGAGATTAGGAACCGCATTACGTTACGCATTATTACTTCACCTCCTTTTGCAATATTTTTACTTGTTCCTAACCCTATTATACTTTATAAGCCTATACAGTGGCAAGGAGATGACTACTTTTGCCAATCTTGCTCAATTTATGATATTTAGTTTTTTATGTTAAGCAAAAAGATCTGATAGCATATCTTCCACTTGTTCCGGCCTATCGTCTTGCAGAAGCACAAGTTCGCTGATTAGAATTTGCCGGGCGCTTTCTAGTAGCTTTTTCTCGCCTGTTGATAAGCCTTTTTCTTGATCTCTTCGCACAAGATTGCGAACGACTTCAGCAACGGCAAAGATGTCGCCGCTTTTCATTTTATCTAGATTGGTTCGATACCTTCGATGCCAGTTACCTGAAAGAGAAGATTTTTTTTCTTGTAATATTTTTATGATTTTGTTGATATCTTCTTTGTTTGCGATTTGTCGTAAACCGATTTCCTCGACATTGGTAAGGGGAATCATGATACGCATGTTGCCAACCGATAGACGCATGACATAATAGTGACGTTTTTCTCCGAGTACTTCTCTTTCTTCGATCGCCTCAATTACACCAGCACCGTGCATGGGATAAACTACCTTGTCACCAATTGAAAACACAGCCTGCACTCCTTTCAAGGTCTAAAAAACGTTGTTACAGAGAGCCTTAAAGCCTTTATCCAAAAAAAACCTTAGGGGCTTTTTTCGTTAAAATAGATTTCCCACGGCCTCGTCGAATTGACAATCACTGGTCCACGTCTATATAATAGGGTCAAATATCCGGTTGGGAAAGGACGGGAGCATTGGAGCATGAAAGACTTGGCCTGCCAACAGTTTCAGGATGCGGTGGCTGAATTTTTGATACGTCATCAAAGTATTCTGGACATCTTATCCAAGTCTCAGGAATCCAATGCCCGGGTTAACCGGGCGGTGGTAAAAGCCGTTACAGATTGTGGATGCATTCAAATCAAAGCGGAAAAAAAAGAGATACCGCCAGAGGCTACTCTAGCTGATCTCAAAAATCTTCTGAGCAACCACATGGATGGAGAGTTATGTCCAAATTGCCGTGATATTATTGAAAGAGAAATTGGAAAATCGCTTTTTTATCTAACGGCCTTATGCCACAGTATGGATATCAATCTGTACGATGCTTTAAAACGGGAACATGATAAAGTTTCCACCTTAAGAATATTCAACTTCACGTAACTTCATGACATGGAAGTGCGGTCGACAACTGTCGACCGCTTTTTGTTTTTATGTCAAGGAGGCATAACTT containing:
- a CDS encoding NYN domain-containing protein, yielding MQDILIVDGYNVLNAWPDLIELKGQSFEHAREKLIDLLAEYGALQGLEVLIVFDAHLVKGGLERIEKVSGLKVVYTKEDETADRYIERLLGRYASRRNVWVATGDAVEQSMALGRGACRVTVRELYHQVKVASKDRKKHYRPPVEENHLDGRLSEDIRRRLERMRREKW
- the rlmB gene encoding 23S rRNA (guanosine(2251)-2'-O)-methyltransferase RlmB, which gives rise to MMKGKKRSTNSPRSPRLSQSSKQEQEQREDLLVGRQPVLEALKGNRSINKLIIAKGAREGSIREIVALAKEQSIPIIEVDRNALDIQADTRNHQGVMAYVASISYVDISEILDQARAKGEAPFVLILDGLEDPHNVGALLRTAECAGVHGVILPKRRGVGITSTVAKAAAGATEHMLIARVTNLVMAVEELKKEGLWMIGSVVEGEKPYYQQDFSGPLGLIVGSEGKGISRLLQSKCDFLVTIPMNGKVQSLNASVAGALLMYERMRIHQGSQALQSELTDARHSHR
- a CDS encoding FAD-dependent thymidylate synthase codes for the protein MKISNFESTGLEKVARWIEGNQIVNIDESSLKHILKTVNISFVLEGINRIQSTLLCELKDSYVQQSQRYVTMNINSYSLPKLNDSAKNNQALDLTTRAFQLYERMTQLKDSSFRGRPRVENYLYGIPIEDARYILPLSTFTNLCVAMSGDKIVDLFCLINDKKYATIFKELREELLLRLPANLIMLLPQGKDNEYNRTIVESFYKEDLDKINDLSGVVLLNHFRDIEMKVGLGALASTLKGTPSQQIALWGPGAPQKARGVVERVLGYGHESIAEQARTTFGMMCSLVTYHQQLRHRLSQNHREDFSILIQEKERKVKIPESIVNSKFYQEFVELVDEIKEFRAEIANEEGYEKAFSFLLNCDQIKLIISTNARMDISMLADRTCMNAQWEIRELAIKKLNILRTLSNVLYEKSLPTCVHGTCREGKLSCGQQLKVREMFLTNSSKS
- a CDS encoding Mini-ribonuclease 3, translated to MTESVIKRRPAELPSPLALAYLGDAVYELQVRKFLIQSGILKVQKLHRLAVELVKAPAQLQLLRWLEGQLDEEELEWVRRGRNADSGKCPKSTDVQTYRLATGFECLVGYWSLQSPERLMLLEPYLKSWLDARSGHATKKEVSVDC
- the cysS gene encoding cysteine--tRNA ligase, translating into MSLRVYNSLHQKKETFVPYKAGQVRIYVCGPTTYDYIHLGNARPFVVFDTIRRYLEFIGYEVTYIQNFTDVDDKIINRAKELGEDPLVLSARFIEEYYKDASALNIKKASKHPKVSDHLPEIIEMIEKLIQGGHAYEVDGDVYFHIPAFESYGRLSGRTLEDLQAGARVEVDNRKKHAMDFALWKAAKKGEPAWDSPWGPGRPGWHIECSAMALKYLGEQFDIHGGGQDLIFPHHENEIAQSEACIGSGPMAKYWIHNGFITINQEKMSKSLGNFFTLRQILEKFSGEVIRFYLLSTHYRSPLDFDDSKLEAARKGLERLRTSRQLLQEKLDQKLEKEPVESESLPQIHALKEQLQKTKDGFYEAMNDDFNTALALSLLFDLARETNSLLHQNISFTSAEVRALLQEVKETFDSFTTVFGLQFESVKNEDQEGVVDGLLQLIIAIRAEARKKKDWATADQIRQGLDQLGILIEDTAQGTRWKKK
- the gltX gene encoding glutamate--tRNA ligase, translated to MTEPIRVRFAPSPTGPLHIGGARSALFNYLLARRYGGQFIVRIEDTDLERSNKESEQNILESLRWLGIHWDEGIEMGGDHGPYRQTERLESYQKGVEQLLAQGHAYRCYCSEEELEAERQAFLAKGELPRYSGKCRTLQKEKEQEYVEEGRKAVIRFRVPEQGTIAVDDLVRGHVSFDCAGIGDYVIVKSDGIPTYNYAVVIDDASMEITHVIRGEEHLSNTPRQLLIYRALQLKEPRFAHVSLILGKDRSKMSKRHGSTSVVAYRSQGYLPEALINFLVLLGWSPEGEEEIFPLEELVRQFSLDRVAKNPAVFDLDKLNWLNGLYIRKTPVDRLVKMALPYLQEAGYIPVELTEDDHRKVTMMMEALQEKLAYVGQVQDYGALFFAETVTLENEEAKKILQEEQVPRLLESFLAKLEEDRDMEPAAIKKMLKEVNKETKISGKALFMPLRVALSGQQQGPDLPYLIALLGKEGVRNRLRQTTAQAGLSLSI
- the ispD gene encoding 2-C-methyl-D-erythritol 4-phosphate cytidylyltransferase; the protein is MSNEATAVIIVAAGQGKRMGANKNKVLLPLYLKPIIAWTLEGFIQVGQEIGSIVLVAHKDDLAYLQGLIDGNGWANRVELVEGGSERIDSVQRGLEALEGKGYQWVAVHDGARPLFTPSLIARCIEKAKLKGSAVASVPVKDTIKEASSEGVVTRTPDRKGLYAIQTPQIFSYPELVQAYKKLEEIKNTSEVIPTDDAMVMEWAGHSVFLALGDYENIKITTPEDLLIAEAILQKRHDLVGADRRISKENRVGLGYDVHRLVAGRDLILGGVHIPYEKGLLGHSDADVLLHAIKDAILGAAGLGDIGRHFPDSDETYKGISSLLLLQKVAQIVEKEQWQIQNIDATVVAQRPKLAPYIAEMVKNISEALGIKEGQVNIKATTTEGLGFAGTGEGMAAYATVLLQNR
- a CDS encoding PIN/TRAM domain-containing protein, with product MMRNVMRFLISIFTLAAGSSFVYYLIFELNLFNDYMGYLAKHALLAFLTLVFGLIGYLIAPQVMERFMIMTAWMEHKLQHTPIQELVGGAIGLIVGLIIANLLDASVSGLPWFGTYLSVAVSLVLGYVGMRLGVKKREEIQGYINVIPKFGAAKERFQTQQREKKPDSCYKVLDTSVIIDGRIADICKSGFLDGTLVIPAFVLEELQHIADSSDLLKRNRGRRGLDVLNKIRKELDVNVEIDQRDYDDLSEVDSKLVRLCQELGGQIITNDYNLNKVAELQGVKVLNINELANALKPVVLPGEEMTVQVIKDGKETGQGVAYLDDGTMIVVDGGRRFMGQTISVLVTSVLQTAAGRMIFAKPKSGDGKKEVPTQTATLSEVNAIV
- a CDS encoding CarD family transcriptional regulator; amino-acid sequence: MFSIGDKVVYPMHGAGVIEAIEEREVLGEKRHYYVMRLSVGNMRIMIPLTNVEEIGLRQIANKEDINKIIKILQEKKSSLSGNWHRRYRTNLDKMKSGDIFAVAEVVRNLVRRDQEKGLSTGEKKLLESARQILISELVLLQDDRPEQVEDMLSDLFA
- a CDS encoding DUF1573 domain-containing protein, with the translated sequence MKDLACQQFQDAVAEFLIRHQSILDILSKSQESNARVNRAVVKAVTDCGCIQIKAEKKEIPPEATLADLKNLLSNHMDGELCPNCRDIIEREIGKSLFYLTALCHSMDINLYDALKREHDKVSTLRIFNFT